The DNA region GACGCCGCGGGGCGGGACGCGAATCAGCCGAAGAAGGCCTGCCCGCCGTCCAGCGGGATGGTCGCGCCGGTCAGGTATCGCATGTCCGGTCCGACCAGGGCCACCACGGCGCGACCGATGTCGTCCTCGCAGTCGCCGATCCGCTTCATCGGGATGGAGGCGACGAACTCCTCGGCCTCCTCCGGGTTGGTCTCGGTCCACCACTTCAGCCCCGGCGAGAGGGCGTGCGGGGCGATCGCGTTGACCCGGATGCCGTCGGGCGCCCACTCCACCGCGGCGGTGCGGGAGAGCGACTTCAGCGCCATCTTCGCCGAGGCGTAGGCGCCGTAGGTGCGCGCGTCCCAGCGCACCATCGCCGAGGTGACCAGGTTGACGATGGAGGCGTCGCCGGTCGCCTTGAGGTGCGGGTGTGCCGCCTTCATGAACGAGAACGCCGCGAACGGGCCGGTGCGATAGCCCTTCTGGAAGGCACGGTCGCTCAGCTCCAGCAGCGGCCCGTGCGCGCCCGCCCAGGCGTTGTTGACCAGGATGTCGAGGCGACCGAACCGCTCGACGACGGCCTCCACGACGCCGGGGATCGCCTCGGTGTCGGAGACGTCGCAGGCGAAGGCCGCGGCCTCGGCGCCGCGCTCGCCGATGAGCCGGCAGGTCTCCTCGAGCTTGGACTCGGT from Nocardioides sambongensis includes:
- a CDS encoding SDR family NAD(P)-dependent oxidoreductase encodes the protein MNAVPSRPLAGRVALVTGAGQGVGQGIALALAGEGVAIAVLGRTESKLEETCRLIGERGAEAAAFACDVSDTEAIPGVVEAVVERFGRLDILVNNAWAGAHGPLLELSDRAFQKGYRTGPFAAFSFMKAAHPHLKATGDASIVNLVTSAMVRWDARTYGAYASAKMALKSLSRTAAVEWAPDGIRVNAIAPHALSPGLKWWTETNPEEAEEFVASIPMKRIGDCEDDIGRAVVALVGPDMRYLTGATIPLDGGQAFFG